The nucleotide window GCCGAGGGAACTTCCAGAAATGACGCTGACATTGCAGACTCCTCCAGCTCGACCGCGGCAGAGTTGCCGTGGTCGTGCCAGCGTCGGGCGTTCGTACAGCGGCTCGCGCCCTGGAGTTGCGTGGTGTGACGCGGGGCCACACAACCACGCACCGGTGCCTGGGCCACCACTGATCACTGGTGGCTGCATGTGTCGGCGCCGATGCTCCGACGATCAGTTGGTGCTTCTGGCCGGTAGCTTGTCGGCCAGTCGCTTGCGGGAGCGCACCCCGAGCTTGTTGTACACCTTCCTGAGGTGCCATTCGACCGTGTGCGGACTGAGGAACAGTTGGGCGCCGATCTCGGGATTGGTCAGCCCGTCGCTGGCGAGCCGGGCAATCTGAGCTTCCTGCCCCGTCAGAGTTGCGGCCGCGTCGAGACTTTGCGCTTGCACGGTGACGCCGACTGCTCGCAGTGTCCGCCGGGCGCGTTGAGCGAAGCCAACGGCGCCCATCGTCGTGAACAGCTCATGGGCGGTCGTCAACTCCGTGCGAGCCTCGGCTCGCCGACCGCCGCGATGTAACCATTCGCCGTACAGCAACCGGCTGCGGGCCAGTTCAGCCACCATCCGGGTCGTGCCGAGCCGGCCGATCGATTCACGAAATGCGTTGTCGGCCGCGCTGTCTCCTGCCAGGAGCGCCCGCCCCCTGGCCTCGACGCCCAGAGCCCAGTCCGTCCCGCTGACCGTGGCGAATTCGGCCAGTCTCTCCAGTACCTCGAAAGCTAGGTCGCGGTGCCCGGCTCCGGCTGCCGCTTCGATCATCTCGCTCATCGCCCACTTCGGGACCGCCAGCTCGTCGGGGTACGAAGCGGCGTCGGTCGCCGCACTCAGCGCCGCTTCGTAGTTGCCGAGTCCGAGCTCGAGCAACGCTTCGGCCCAGTAGGACATTGCCACGCCTACGCCTTCACCACGCGCGCGCACGTCGGCCAAGTTGGTCTCGATCAAAGTGCGCGCACTTCCCGCGTCCCCGCGCCAGGCGGCGAGCGCCATCGCCGCGTATGCGGCAACATGCGTGCCGGTGCTCGCGGTGACGTTCGGGATCTCGGCCACCAGCGATGCCGCCGCGTCCCCCTCACCGGCAAACAGGTGGACCACGGCCCGCGAGTTCAGCGCCAGCGGAAGCTCGGTCAGAGAACCGGTCTCGCGGGCGATCCGTACGTGCTCGGTCGCCAGGCGCTGCCAACTCTCGCCGTCCCAGACGTCGGCCGCCGTAGCAGCGGCCAGCCACAGGTAGCGCAGCTGCCCGGCGGTGAGTTCGCCGTCGCAGATGGCCTGCAGCATGGCCCGGACGGAGTCGATCGATGCCCGATAGCCGTCGCTGAACCGCGCGGTCAGAGCCCGCAGAAGTTGATCACCAAGGCTGTCTCGCGATCGGGAGACCGTGCCGGACCGGGCGTCGCGCGCAACCTGGGCGACGTTCGGCGAGCCCGCCAACCGGCCGGCGAACATCGCAGCCGAGATCGCTTCCAGAAAGGTGTCCATGGCCAGACGGGGATCGATCGGTTCGAGCCGACGCGCGGCTTGCAGCAAGAGCGGCACCGCGTCGCGTCCCCGGTCCGCGACGAACCGGCTCTGGGCCCTGACCAACGCCGCTTTGGCTCGATCGGAATCCGACAGTGGACTGGTTTCGGCGATGGCGAGCAGGCTCAGGGTTTCGTCGACCGCACCGGCCCGCAGCTTGGCCCCAGCCGCAGCCAGCGCTCGTTCGCCTCTCCTACGTGGCTCGGGCGTCAGCTGCACGGCACGCTCCAGCAGGGCCGCCTCGGCCGCCACGCCGCCACGCTGTCTGGCCCGGTCGGCCGAGGATTGCAGTTCGGCCGCTACCTCCTCGTCGGCGGTTCGGGCGGCCAGTGCTCGATGCCAGGCCCGACGGTCTGGGTCGAGGTCGGCGTCGATCGCTTCGGCGAGCGCCTGGTGCGCACGTTGTCGATCTTGTGCGGTGGCGGCGGCGTGAACAGTCGCCCGCAGCAGCGGGTGCCGGAACCTGACCCGATTGCCGATACTGATCAACCCTGCCGACTCGGCGGGCAAGGCAGCGTCGGCATCGATCCCGAGGAGGTCGACCGCGCGCCACAGCAGTGCCGCGTCGCCGGTCGGCTCGACCGCAGCGATCTGCAGTAGTTGTCTCGTCGGCTCCGGCAGCGCGGCGATGCGACGCGCGTAGCTGTCCTGCAGTTGTTCGGTGATCGGCCGGGGGCTGGGGATCGCGAAGCCACCGGTCAGACGTGGATCGAGCCGGCTCGGCAGTTCGATCAGAGCCAGCGGGTTGCCACCGGTCTCGGCGATGATCCGGCTGCGAACGTGGGCGTCGATTCGACCCGGGATGATCGAATCGAGCAGAGCCCCCGCGTCAAACGTGTCCAACCCCTGCAGTCTCAACTCGGGGAGGCCGCGGAAGTCGGAGTCATCCTCCTCACGGGTGGCGAACACCAGCACAATCGGCTCGGCGAGCAACCGCCGCGCGACGAATGCGAGCACCTGGACCGAGGATCGATCCCACCATTGAACGTCGTCGATCAGACAGATCAGCGGTCGCTCGCCCGCGACTTCTGCGAGCAGGCTGAGGGTCGCCAGGCCGACCAGGAATCGGTCCGGCGGCGGTCCCAGCTTGATCCCGAAGGACGTCTCCAACGCGTCTCGCTGCGGGGGAGGCAACTCGGCGATCGGGCCCAGGAACGGGCCGCACAACTGGTGCAAACCGGCGTACGGCAGCTCCATCTCCGCCTGGACGCCGGCTGCCCTCGCCAGGTGGCATTCCGCGGCCCGATCGGCCAGGAACTCCAGCAGTGCGGTCTTGCCGATGCCGGCCGCACCCCGCACCACCAAGACCTCGCTCTGCCCGGCTCGGGCCTTCTCGACCAACCGAGCCAAGGCCTCGCGCTCCCTGCGCCTTCCGCGCAGGGAGTGCCCGGGGTCGGTGTCGTTGGTTGGTGACATCGCAGATGGCCTCGCCCGAGGTTACTTCGCGGCCGCCCTTCGCGGGCGAACTGGGTGTGATTGCTCGAACCCGCCGTCACATCCGAGACCTGCCGCATGGTCGCTCCAGGTGAGAGATACCGCTCCGTTTGATCCCACGAAGGAACCTCCCATGACCGAGCATTTCCTCGAGCCCGAGGCACAGCGGCTGGCCGATGCGACCGAGCAGCCGCCGTACCTGTTCGAGCTCACCGTTGATCAGGCACGAAAGGTCCTTGACGACCTGCAGGCAGCGCCGGTGGCCAAGCCTGACATCGACGAGACCTGGGTCGTCGTACCAGCAGCCGTCGGCGACGTACAAGTCAGAATTGTGAAACCAGTCGGCAGCACCGGATCGCTGCCGACGGTGCTCTATCTGCACGGCGGCGGCTGGGTGCTGGGCAACTCCGGAACGCACGATCGGCTGGTCCGTGAGCTCGCCATGGGCGTCGATGCCGCAGTCGTGTTTGTCGAGTACGACCGTTCACCCGAGGCACGCTACCCGGTCGCGATCGAGCAGGCGTATGCCACCGCTCAGTGGATTCGCCAGCACGGCGCAGAGCATGGCCTCGACGCCGACCACCTGGCGATCGCCGGCGATTCGGTCGGCGGCAACATGACCGCGGCGGTGACGATCCTGGCCAAGCAACGCGGTGACGTGGCTTTCTGCCACCAGTCGCTCTACTACCCAGTCACCGATGCCAAACAGGACACCGAGAGCTATCTCGAATTCGCCCACGGACCGTATCTCCGGGCCGCGTCGATGAGGTGGTTCTGGGACGCTTACCTGCCGGACCTGTCCGCCCGCGATCAGATCACGGTCTCGCCGCTGCGGGCGACGCTGGCCGACCTCGCCGGGCTACCCGACGCGTTCGTGATCGTCGACGAGAGCGACGTGCTCCGAGACGAGGGCGAAGCGTACGCCCGTCGACTGCTCGATGCTGGCGTCCGGACCACGGCGGTCCGCTACAACGGCACGATTCACGACTTCATGATGCTCAACCCGCTGCGGGCAACCGCGGCCAGCACTGCCGCGATCGAACAGGCGATCTTCGTTCTGCGCAAGGCACTTCGCCCTGCCTGACTCCACATCAAGCACAGCCTGACATCCGCATCAACTACAGGAGATGATCATGAGCAATTCAACCCCGACCGTGTTGCTGGTGCACGGCGCATTCGCCGAATCGGCCAGCTGGAACGCGGTCCTGCACAACTTGTACGGCCGCGGCATCGATGCCATCGCGGTCGCGAACCCGCTGCGCACCCTCACCGGGGATGCCGCCTATCTGCGTGACGTTATCGCCGGCGTCGGCGGGCCGGTGCTGCTCGTCGGCCATTCGTACGGTGGCATGGTGATCACCGAGGCAGCCGCGAATAATCCGGCGGTCGTCGGCCTCGGCTACGTCGCAGCCTTCGCTCCGGACACCGGCGAGAGCGCCCTCGGTCTGTCGACCCAGTTCCCTGGCAGCACGCTGGGCCAAGCGTTGACGTCCTACCCCGTGAGCAGCGGCGGCAACGAGTTGACCATCCGCCTGGACACGTACGCTGAACAGTTCGCTGCCGACGTGCCGCAGTCCGTGGCCGGCGTCATGGCCCGTACCCAGCGGCCGGTCGCCGAGGACGCACTGAGCGAGGGACTGCCGACACCTGATCCGGCCTGGAAGTCACTGCCGTCGTGGTTCGTCGTCCCAGACCAGGACCGCAACATTCCGCCCACGCTGCAGCGCTTCGCGGCCGAGCGAGCCGGCGCCCGCGGTGTCCGAGAGGTGCCGGGCGCATCTCACGCGGTCGCCGTGTCCCGGCCGGACGACGTCGCCGGAGTGATTGTGGAAGCCGTCAACGGTTGCCCTGTCGCTGAGGTGGCGTGATCAGCCGGGGAGGACGCCGGTCCGGGCGAGTTCGGCGTACCAGCGGGCACTGTCCTTCTCGATCCGTTCCAGGGTGTCGTAGTCGACCCGGACGATGCCGAACCGCTTGCTGTAGCCGAAGCTCCACTCGAAGTTGTCCAGCAGCGACCAGACGAAGTAGCCACGCACGTCGACACCGTCCTCGATCGCCCGATGCACCGCGGCCAGATGTCGTTGCAGGTAGTCGATCCGGTCCCGATCCTGCACCCGTGGCCGGCCGTCGACCATGGTCACCTGGTCGGCGAAGGCGGCGCCGTTCTCGGTGATCATCAACTGCTGCCCCGGGAATTGATCATGAACCGAGAGCAGCAGGTCGTAGAGCCCTTCCGGTTCGATGTTCCAACCCATCTCGGTGTACGGGCCCGGTTGCGGCAGGAATTCGATGTCGTCGGTGCCCGGCCAGGGCGAGGCGCCGCCGGCCGGATGGCTGTCGGCGCGCTGCTTGGCGCCGGCACCGTCCCAGAGCCGGACCCGGCTGGTCGAGTAGTAGTTGATCCCGAGCACGTCGATCGGCTGGTGAATGACGGCAAGATCATCATCGGCGACGAAGGGCCAGTCGGTGATCGTCGCGGTGTCCGCGATCAGGTCGTCCGGGTAGGCGCCACGCAGCATCGGGCCGGTGAAGGCGCGGTTGCCCAGCGCGTCCAGCCGACGTACCGCCTCCGGACCGGTCGGGCCCTCGGGCCGGATCACATGCAGATTATGGGTGACCGAATACCGCGGGTCGTTGCTGACCACACCTCGCAATGCCTCGATGCCCAGCCCGTGGGCCAGATTGAGGTGGTGCACGGCGCGCAGTGCCGCCGCGGGCTCGGTCCGCCCCGGCGCGTGCACCCCGGCCGCGTACCCCAGGTAGGCCGCGCACCACGGCTCGTTCAGGGTGGTCCAGACCGCGACCCGATCGCCGAGTGCACGACCGACGATGTCTGCATAGGCGGCGAACCGTTCGGCGGTGGCACGGACTGGCCAACCGCCCTCGTCCTCCAGGGTCTGTGGCAGATCCCAGTGATAGAGGGTCGCGACCGGCAGGATGTCGCGTGCCAGCAGCCCGTCCACCAGTCGGGAGTAGAAGTCCAGGCCGGCCTGATTGGCCGGGCCGCTGCCGGTCGGCTGGATCCGGGGCCAGGAGATGGAGAACCGGTACGCACCCAGCCCCAGTCGCTGCATCAGATCAAGGTCGGCCTCGAGCCGGTGGTAATGATCAACGGCAACGTCGCCGGTGTCACCGTTCAGCACCTTGCCCGGGGTATGGCTGAAGGTGTCCCAGATGGAGCGGCCGCGGCCGTCCTCGTCCGCCGCGCCCTCGACCTGATAGGCCGCGGTCGCGGAGCCGAACAGGAAGTCCGTACCGAAGTCGAGTTGGCTGCTTGGCCGCGTCGCGGCGCTGGTTGACGTCATGTGCTGCCTCTCCTGGTTCGTCGCCGAAGCGACTGCTGTCGAAGGCCAACTTAACCGCTTCATCCGCGAATGAGGCTATTCGCTCCGATGAAACCTGAGCACGCTCGCACCGTTCGAACACGCTCGCCACGGATACGGCGGCCATGATTGACTCCAGACATGACAGACGTCGCGTCCCCGACCCACACTCCCCCTCACCGCAGCGAACTGACCCTCAGCCCGCTGACCGAACAGGACTTCGAGAACTACTTCACCGTC belongs to Microlunatus elymi and includes:
- a CDS encoding alpha/beta fold hydrolase, which produces MSNSTPTVLLVHGAFAESASWNAVLHNLYGRGIDAIAVANPLRTLTGDAAYLRDVIAGVGGPVLLVGHSYGGMVITEAAANNPAVVGLGYVAAFAPDTGESALGLSTQFPGSTLGQALTSYPVSSGGNELTIRLDTYAEQFAADVPQSVAGVMARTQRPVAEDALSEGLPTPDPAWKSLPSWFVVPDQDRNIPPTLQRFAAERAGARGVREVPGASHAVAVSRPDDVAGVIVEAVNGCPVAEVA
- a CDS encoding ATP-binding protein; the protein is MSPTNDTDPGHSLRGRRREREALARLVEKARAGQSEVLVVRGAAGIGKTALLEFLADRAAECHLARAAGVQAEMELPYAGLHQLCGPFLGPIAELPPPQRDALETSFGIKLGPPPDRFLVGLATLSLLAEVAGERPLICLIDDVQWWDRSSVQVLAFVARRLLAEPIVLVFATREEDDSDFRGLPELRLQGLDTFDAGALLDSIIPGRIDAHVRSRIIAETGGNPLALIELPSRLDPRLTGGFAIPSPRPITEQLQDSYARRIAALPEPTRQLLQIAAVEPTGDAALLWRAVDLLGIDADAALPAESAGLISIGNRVRFRHPLLRATVHAAATAQDRQRAHQALAEAIDADLDPDRRAWHRALAARTADEEVAAELQSSADRARQRGGVAAEAALLERAVQLTPEPRRRGERALAAAGAKLRAGAVDETLSLLAIAETSPLSDSDRAKAALVRAQSRFVADRGRDAVPLLLQAARRLEPIDPRLAMDTFLEAISAAMFAGRLAGSPNVAQVARDARSGTVSRSRDSLGDQLLRALTARFSDGYRASIDSVRAMLQAICDGELTAGQLRYLWLAAATAADVWDGESWQRLATEHVRIARETGSLTELPLALNSRAVVHLFAGEGDAAASLVAEIPNVTASTGTHVAAYAAMALAAWRGDAGSARTLIETNLADVRARGEGVGVAMSYWAEALLELGLGNYEAALSAATDAASYPDELAVPKWAMSEMIEAAAGAGHRDLAFEVLERLAEFATVSGTDWALGVEARGRALLAGDSAADNAFRESIGRLGTTRMVAELARSRLLYGEWLHRGGRRAEARTELTTAHELFTTMGAVGFAQRARRTLRAVGVTVQAQSLDAAATLTGQEAQIARLASDGLTNPEIGAQLFLSPHTVEWHLRKVYNKLGVRSRKRLADKLPARSTN
- a CDS encoding alpha/beta hydrolase, giving the protein MTEHFLEPEAQRLADATEQPPYLFELTVDQARKVLDDLQAAPVAKPDIDETWVVVPAAVGDVQVRIVKPVGSTGSLPTVLYLHGGGWVLGNSGTHDRLVRELAMGVDAAVVFVEYDRSPEARYPVAIEQAYATAQWIRQHGAEHGLDADHLAIAGDSVGGNMTAAVTILAKQRGDVAFCHQSLYYPVTDAKQDTESYLEFAHGPYLRAASMRWFWDAYLPDLSARDQITVSPLRATLADLAGLPDAFVIVDESDVLRDEGEAYARRLLDAGVRTTAVRYNGTIHDFMMLNPLRATAASTAAIEQAIFVLRKALRPA
- a CDS encoding GH1 family beta-glucosidase; the protein is MTSTSAATRPSSQLDFGTDFLFGSATAAYQVEGAADEDGRGRSIWDTFSHTPGKVLNGDTGDVAVDHYHRLEADLDLMQRLGLGAYRFSISWPRIQPTGSGPANQAGLDFYSRLVDGLLARDILPVATLYHWDLPQTLEDEGGWPVRATAERFAAYADIVGRALGDRVAVWTTLNEPWCAAYLGYAAGVHAPGRTEPAAALRAVHHLNLAHGLGIEALRGVVSNDPRYSVTHNLHVIRPEGPTGPEAVRRLDALGNRAFTGPMLRGAYPDDLIADTATITDWPFVADDDLAVIHQPIDVLGINYYSTSRVRLWDGAGAKQRADSHPAGGASPWPGTDDIEFLPQPGPYTEMGWNIEPEGLYDLLLSVHDQFPGQQLMITENGAAFADQVTMVDGRPRVQDRDRIDYLQRHLAAVHRAIEDGVDVRGYFVWSLLDNFEWSFGYSKRFGIVRVDYDTLERIEKDSARWYAELARTGVLPG